The Candidatus Sulfotelmatobacter sp. genome has a window encoding:
- a CDS encoding IscS subfamily cysteine desulfurase produces MSTDVKIPQETIETRHPGANGVKLPIYMDNHATTAMDPRVLEEMLPFFIEKFGNSASRNHSFGWAAEEGVETARERIAKLVGATTKEIVFTSGATESDNLAIKGVAEMYREKGNHIITAVTEHKAVLDTCKRLEKYGYRVTYMPVQKDGLIDLDDLKRAMDDKTILVTIMAANNEIGVLQPVAEIGKLCRERGVIFHSDATQAVGKVPTDVNKQNIDLMSISGHKMYGPKGVGALYVRRKNPRVQLSAIIDGGGHERGMRSGTLNVPGIVGLGKACALAQEEMPKESCHLAGLRNRLRDRIMNRLDEAYINGSMEHRLPGNLNISFAYVEGESLLMGINDIAVSSGSACTSATLEPSYVLKALGTGDDLAHSSIRFGIGRFNTEAEVDYVADRVIETVERLRELSPLYEMAKEGVNLKDVKWAGEAH; encoded by the coding sequence ATGAGCACGGACGTAAAGATCCCCCAGGAAACTATAGAGACGCGCCACCCCGGCGCCAACGGCGTGAAGCTGCCCATTTACATGGATAACCACGCCACCACCGCAATGGATCCACGGGTGCTCGAAGAGATGCTGCCTTTCTTCATCGAGAAATTCGGCAACTCGGCCAGCCGCAATCACTCCTTCGGCTGGGCCGCCGAAGAGGGCGTCGAAACAGCCCGCGAGCGCATCGCCAAACTGGTCGGCGCGACCACCAAGGAAATCGTCTTCACCTCCGGCGCCACCGAGAGCGATAACCTCGCCATCAAGGGTGTCGCCGAAATGTATCGCGAGAAGGGCAACCACATCATCACTGCGGTCACCGAGCACAAGGCCGTGCTCGACACCTGCAAGCGCCTCGAGAAATACGGCTACCGCGTGACCTACATGCCGGTGCAGAAAGACGGTCTGATCGATCTCGACGACCTGAAGCGCGCCATGGACGACAAGACCATCCTGGTCACGATCATGGCCGCCAACAACGAAATCGGCGTGCTGCAACCGGTCGCGGAAATTGGCAAACTCTGTCGCGAGCGTGGAGTCATCTTCCACAGCGACGCGACGCAAGCCGTGGGCAAAGTCCCGACCGACGTCAACAAGCAGAACATCGACCTCATGTCGATCTCGGGCCATAAAATGTACGGACCCAAGGGCGTGGGCGCGTTGTACGTGCGCCGCAAGAATCCGCGCGTGCAACTATCAGCCATCATTGACGGCGGCGGCCACGAGCGCGGCATGCGCTCCGGTACATTGAACGTTCCGGGAATTGTCGGCCTTGGAAAGGCCTGTGCCCTCGCGCAAGAAGAAATGCCGAAAGAATCCTGCCATCTCGCCGGCCTGCGCAACCGCCTGCGCGATCGCATTATGAATCGTCTCGACGAAGCCTACATCAATGGATCGATGGAGCATCGTCTGCCCGGCAACCTGAACATCAGCTTCGCCTACGTGGAAGGCGAGTCGCTTCTGATGGGCATCAACGACATCGCAGTGTCGAGCGGTTCGGCCTGCACCTCCGCGACGCTGGAGCCATCTTATGTATTGAAGGCTCTCGGCACCGGCGACGACCTGGCGCACAGCTCGATCCGCTTCGGCATTGGCCGCTTCAACACCGAAGCCGAAGTCGACTACGTCGCCGATCGCGTAATCGAAACCGTCGAGCGCTTGCGCGAACTTTCTCCGCTCTACGAAATGGCCAAAGAGGGAGTCAACCTGAAAGACGTGAAGTGGGCCGGAGAAGCGCATTAA
- the gatA gene encoding Asp-tRNA(Asn)/Glu-tRNA(Gln) amidotransferase subunit GatA — protein MELNSLTIEAARAAVQRREVTALELAEAHFARIKQEDGQIGAFLTLSKERALEQADRMDRMAAEGKTLPPLGGVPVGIKDVMSTRGLRTTAGSKILENYVPPYDCTAVARMEAAGAVVLGKMNCDEFAMGSSNENSAYRPVRNPRDLGRVPGGSSGGSAAAVAADMAVATLGSDTGGSIRQPASFCGVVGLMPTYGRVSRYGLIAFASSLDHIGPLTKTVTDAAIVLRTIAGRDPMDSTSAEVPVPDYVAELEKPFRGMRLGVAKEYFGEGLNDEVRQAVEAAIDKLKSLGCEIVPVSLPHTPYAIPTYYLIATAEASANLARFDGVRYGHRARGVQTLSEMYRRSRAEGFGAEVKRRIMLGTYALSAGYYDAYYLKAQKVRTLLTRDFDEAFRKVDAIVTPTSPTAAFRLGEKSNDPMAMYLADVYTVTADLAGIPGISVPCGVTREKLPIGLQILGKHFDEAAILRVAYAYEQA, from the coding sequence ATGGAATTGAACTCACTCACTATCGAGGCCGCCCGGGCCGCGGTGCAACGGCGCGAGGTCACTGCGCTGGAGCTGGCGGAGGCGCACTTTGCCCGCATTAAACAGGAAGATGGGCAAATCGGCGCGTTTCTCACTCTGTCGAAGGAGCGGGCGCTCGAGCAGGCGGATCGCATGGACCGCATGGCGGCGGAAGGAAAAACGTTGCCGCCGTTGGGCGGTGTGCCCGTCGGAATTAAAGATGTCATGAGCACGCGCGGACTGCGCACGACTGCGGGATCGAAGATTCTGGAGAACTACGTTCCGCCCTATGACTGCACGGCCGTGGCGCGAATGGAAGCAGCAGGTGCAGTGGTGTTGGGCAAGATGAATTGCGACGAGTTTGCGATGGGGTCGTCGAATGAGAATTCGGCATATCGTCCGGTGCGCAACCCGCGCGATCTGGGCCGCGTACCCGGAGGATCTTCCGGCGGCTCGGCTGCCGCAGTGGCAGCTGACATGGCCGTGGCTACGTTAGGCTCCGATACCGGCGGGTCGATCCGGCAGCCGGCGTCATTCTGTGGCGTGGTGGGATTGATGCCGACCTACGGGCGTGTGTCGCGTTATGGCCTGATCGCATTCGCGTCATCGCTCGACCACATTGGACCCCTAACGAAAACGGTGACGGATGCTGCGATTGTGCTGCGCACGATTGCTGGGCGCGATCCGATGGATTCGACTTCGGCCGAGGTTCCGGTACCCGACTATGTTGCTGAACTCGAAAAGCCGTTCCGCGGAATGAGACTCGGAGTGGCGAAGGAATATTTCGGTGAAGGCCTGAACGATGAGGTGCGGCAGGCTGTGGAAGCGGCGATCGACAAGCTGAAGTCTTTGGGCTGTGAGATCGTGCCCGTGTCGCTGCCGCATACGCCTTATGCCATCCCCACGTATTACTTGATCGCGACTGCGGAGGCTTCCGCGAATCTGGCGCGCTTTGACGGCGTGCGCTATGGGCATCGGGCGCGCGGTGTGCAGACACTGTCGGAAATGTACCGGCGCAGCCGCGCTGAAGGCTTCGGGGCCGAGGTGAAGCGGCGCATCATGCTTGGGACTTATGCGCTGAGCGCGGGCTACTATGACGCGTATTACTTGAAAGCGCAAAAAGTACGCACGCTGTTGACGCGCGATTTCGACGAGGCTTTCCGCAAGGTCGATGCGATTGTGACACCGACGAGTCCGACGGCGGCGTTTCGGCTGGGAGAGAAGTCGAATGATCCGATGGCGATGTATCTGGCCGACGTCTACACTGTGACGGCTGACCTGGCAGGCATTCCGGGGATTTCGGTGCCCTGCGGAGTGACGCGCGAAAAGCTGCCCATTGGATTACAGATTCTGGGGAAGCATTTTGACGAGGCGGCGATTCTGCGCGTGGCATATGCGTACGAGCAGGCGTGA
- a CDS encoding iron-sulfur cluster assembly accessory protein: MTTATEQKPAQAPAKGILVTEKALSKVRSAMAKEGISPKQGGLRLGVQGGGCSGLSYNVRFDTQPRERDRIFQFSDIRVFVDPKSFIYLHGMTLDYQETLMQQGFVFVNPQATKSCGCGTSFSA; this comes from the coding sequence ATGACGACCGCAACCGAGCAAAAACCCGCGCAGGCCCCGGCCAAAGGAATTCTCGTCACCGAGAAAGCCTTGTCCAAAGTCCGCAGCGCCATGGCCAAAGAAGGCATCTCGCCCAAGCAGGGCGGCTTGCGGCTCGGCGTGCAAGGCGGCGGGTGTTCGGGCCTGAGCTACAACGTGCGCTTCGATACGCAACCGCGCGAGCGCGACCGCATCTTTCAGTTCAGCGATATTCGGGTCTTCGTCGATCCCAAGTCATTCATCTATCTGCACGGCATGACGCTGGACTATCAGGAAACTCTGATGCAACAAGGCTTCGTCTTCGTAAATCCGCAGGCGACGAAGTCGTGCGGTTGCGGCACGTCGTTCTCCGCCTGA
- the gatC gene encoding Asp-tRNA(Asn)/Glu-tRNA(Gln) amidotransferase subunit GatC, translated as MKATDKDVAYVAELANLELTAEERGGMLRDLNSILAYVDLLNELDTSDVPPMAQVSDRYGVDESRQGSERFVYASREDILEGLRKSLPQAEALANAPDADEEFFRVPKVIER; from the coding sequence ATGAAAGCTACCGATAAAGATGTTGCCTATGTGGCCGAGCTGGCCAATCTGGAACTGACCGCCGAGGAGCGCGGGGGAATGCTGCGCGACTTGAATTCGATTCTTGCGTACGTGGATCTGCTCAATGAGCTGGATACGTCGGATGTGCCGCCGATGGCGCAGGTTTCGGATCGATATGGCGTGGACGAGAGCCGGCAGGGAAGCGAGCGCTTCGTCTACGCCAGCCGCGAAGACATTCTGGAAGGGCTGCGCAAATCTTTGCCGCAGGCCGAGGCGCTGGCCAATGCTCCGGATGCGGACGAAGAATTTTTCAGAGTACCGAAAGTGATTGAAAGATAG
- a CDS encoding response regulator, giving the protein MPLLALVVDDSMLIRYTVGCFLEGRGFAVEPASNGEEALEALKRVRPDLIVTDMQMPKMSGSEFITALKNKPETAGLPIIIVAGRVSGFVESEKRANFAIYKDIDIEEQLARALDVVMGKANRATAGKS; this is encoded by the coding sequence ATGCCTCTGCTGGCTCTGGTGGTCGACGATTCGATGCTGATTCGCTACACCGTGGGCTGCTTTCTCGAGGGGCGCGGTTTTGCGGTTGAGCCCGCGAGTAATGGCGAGGAAGCGTTGGAGGCGCTTAAACGGGTGCGGCCCGATTTGATTGTCACTGACATGCAGATGCCGAAGATGTCAGGAAGTGAATTCATTACGGCGCTGAAAAACAAGCCGGAAACTGCGGGACTTCCGATCATCATTGTCGCAGGCCGCGTCAGCGGGTTCGTTGAGTCGGAAAAGCGCGCGAATTTTGCCATCTACAAAGACATTGATATTGAAGAGCAGTTGGCGCGGGCGCTGGATGTCGTGATGGGGAAGGCTAATCGGGCTACCGCAGGAAAGTCTTAA
- a CDS encoding Rrf2 family transcriptional regulator — protein MLKLTKKADYALMAMKHLAEHPGERSRSAKDVADAYGIPPEALAKILQRLAKAGLLQSQHGTNGGYMLARAAHTISAFEVIRAIDGPLFITSCVTVRGECDQSDRCNIREPLRKVNDSIEAVLKRIKISHMREEPEEAAATAPKPAELVTIT, from the coding sequence TTGCTGAAGCTTACGAAAAAGGCCGACTACGCGCTGATGGCGATGAAACATCTCGCCGAGCACCCGGGTGAGCGCTCGCGCAGCGCAAAGGATGTGGCCGATGCCTATGGCATTCCGCCCGAGGCCTTGGCCAAGATTCTTCAGCGTTTGGCCAAAGCCGGCCTATTGCAATCGCAGCACGGCACCAACGGCGGATACATGCTGGCTCGCGCCGCTCACACGATTTCGGCTTTCGAAGTGATTCGCGCCATCGACGGCCCGCTGTTCATCACTTCCTGCGTGACCGTGCGCGGGGAGTGCGATCAAAGCGACCGTTGCAATATCCGCGAGCCGCTGCGAAAAGTGAACGACAGTATTGAGGCGGTATTGAAGCGCATCAAGATCTCGCACATGCGGGAAGAACCGGAGGAGGCTGCTGCCACCGCCCCCAAACCGGCAGAACTTGTGACAATCACCTGA
- the tsaD gene encoding tRNA (adenosine(37)-N6)-threonylcarbamoyltransferase complex transferase subunit TsaD: MPDAHILGIESSCDETAAAVVRSGEQLISNAVASQIATHQPYGGVVPELASREHLRAIVPVVRQALADAHRTYDSVDAIAVTQGPGLAGALLVGISYAKALAFALDKPLISVNHLEGHIHAVLLEERQKGNHELQFPLLALVVSGGHTHLYLANQNHQSWTYINIGHTRDDAAGEAFDKVAKLLGLGYPGGPTIDRLALHGNPKAVKFPPAQIKHRDRRDRNDGKEVQVDDRPRFDFSYSGIKTSILRYVEAHDMRASVEARRKALATIPNPSLDDYLTHCDKLTLDLVASFQRAIVDDLVGKTLAAARACDVATLFVTGGVAANQELRQTFEREAAKQGVPVYFPSRRLSTDNAAMIAAAAYPKFLLKDFASMDFSAEAGLLLR; this comes from the coding sequence ATGCCTGACGCCCACATCCTCGGCATCGAAAGCTCCTGCGATGAAACCGCGGCGGCCGTCGTGCGCTCGGGCGAACAACTCATTTCCAATGCCGTCGCGTCGCAGATCGCGACTCATCAACCGTACGGCGGAGTGGTCCCTGAACTCGCCTCGCGCGAACATCTCCGCGCTATCGTGCCGGTTGTACGCCAGGCCCTCGCCGACGCTCATCGTACTTATGATTCCGTCGATGCCATCGCCGTCACTCAGGGTCCCGGCCTCGCCGGAGCTTTGCTGGTCGGCATCAGCTATGCCAAGGCTCTGGCATTCGCGCTCGACAAGCCATTGATCTCCGTCAACCATCTCGAAGGCCACATCCACGCGGTGTTGCTGGAGGAACGGCAGAAAGGCAACCACGAATTGCAATTCCCGCTGCTGGCGCTGGTCGTTTCCGGCGGACACACCCATCTTTACCTTGCAAACCAAAACCATCAATCCTGGACCTACATAAATATCGGCCACACTCGCGACGACGCGGCCGGAGAAGCCTTCGACAAAGTCGCTAAGCTCCTGGGTCTGGGATATCCAGGAGGCCCAACCATCGACCGACTCGCGCTTCACGGCAATCCGAAAGCCGTGAAATTTCCGCCGGCTCAGATCAAGCACCGCGACCGCCGCGACCGCAACGACGGCAAAGAAGTCCAAGTGGACGATCGTCCGCGCTTTGATTTCTCTTACAGCGGAATCAAAACCTCAATCTTGCGTTACGTGGAAGCGCATGATATGCGTGCCTCCGTCGAAGCGCGACGCAAGGCCCTGGCAACTATCCCGAATCCATCGCTCGACGACTATCTCACCCACTGCGACAAGCTCACGCTCGATCTGGTGGCATCGTTTCAGCGCGCCATCGTCGATGATCTAGTAGGCAAGACTCTCGCTGCCGCTCGCGCCTGCGACGTCGCCACGCTTTTTGTGACCGGGGGCGTCGCCGCCAACCAGGAACTACGGCAGACTTTTGAACGCGAAGCCGCGAAGCAGGGAGTGCCCGTATACTTCCCCTCACGTCGCCTGTCGACCGATAACGCCGCCATGATCGCCGCTGCCGCCTACCCTAAGTTCCTGTTGAAAGATTTCGCCTCGATGGATTTCTCCGCGGAGGCCGGCCTGCTCCTGCGCTAA
- a CDS encoding CDP-alcohol phosphatidyltransferase family protein, which translates to MKLSHIFTAPNQLTLLRMVFVPFIVIHLVEGRYLWALVVFVIAGLSDGLDGLLARTLHQQTLLGQYLDPIADKLLLSTIFLVLSILHKIPWKFTVLVFSRDISILAASTVLFAIAGLRNFSPSIFGKANTFSQISAVFFVLLLEVYPARWIWIVRTVFLRATFIFTIVSALHYVILVQQRLREHTHALPPARSSAV; encoded by the coding sequence GTGAAGCTCTCCCATATCTTCACCGCTCCCAATCAACTCACGCTGCTACGAATGGTTTTTGTTCCGTTCATCGTGATCCATCTCGTGGAGGGCCGTTATCTTTGGGCGCTGGTCGTTTTCGTCATTGCCGGCCTCAGCGATGGCCTCGACGGCCTGCTCGCGCGGACGCTTCATCAACAAACCTTGCTCGGGCAGTATCTTGATCCCATTGCCGACAAGCTTCTGTTAAGCACTATCTTTCTCGTGCTTTCCATCCTGCACAAAATTCCGTGGAAATTCACCGTGCTGGTGTTCAGCCGCGACATTTCCATCCTCGCCGCCAGCACCGTTTTGTTCGCGATCGCCGGCCTGCGTAACTTCAGTCCCAGCATTTTCGGCAAAGCCAACACTTTCTCGCAGATCAGCGCAGTATTTTTCGTCTTGCTGCTTGAGGTTTATCCCGCGCGCTGGATCTGGATCGTCCGCACCGTCTTTCTACGCGCCACTTTCATTTTCACCATTGTTTCGGCCCTGCATTACGTGATCCTGGTGCAGCAGCGCCTGCGCGAGCACACGCATGCCTTGCCGCCGGCCCGCAGTTCAGCCGTCTGA
- the iscU gene encoding Fe-S cluster assembly scaffold IscU, with protein sequence MSYSDKVLDHYSNPRNVGSMDKSSADVGTGLVGAPECGDVMKLQIKVNRETNVIEDAKFKTFGCGSAIASSSLATEWVKGKTVDEALAIKNMDIVKELSLPPVKIHCSVLAEDAIRAAIGDWKKKQEVATPVAAEAK encoded by the coding sequence ATGTCATACAGCGATAAAGTTCTCGATCATTACTCCAACCCCCGCAACGTCGGCTCCATGGACAAGTCCAGCGCCGACGTGGGCACGGGCCTGGTCGGCGCGCCCGAGTGCGGCGACGTTATGAAGCTGCAGATCAAGGTCAACCGCGAAACCAACGTCATTGAAGACGCCAAGTTCAAGACCTTCGGCTGCGGCTCGGCCATCGCCTCCTCCTCCCTCGCCACCGAGTGGGTGAAGGGCAAGACGGTCGACGAAGCCCTCGCCATCAAGAACATGGACATCGTGAAGGAACTATCGCTTCCTCCCGTAAAAATCCATTGTTCCGTGCTGGCCGAAGACGCCATCCGCGCCGCCATCGGCGACTGGAAAAAGAAGCAGGAAGTCGCCACCCCGGTCGCCGCCGAAGCGAAGTAA
- a CDS encoding DUF721 domain-containing protein has translation MEQAGAGLERIIAQSLRQSPPADAPLLAWPVVCGSAVAERTRALTFEEGVLRVEVTGPRWKAELQALAPRYLAQINRYTTEAVRRIEFVVVHPEAEKNTR, from the coding sequence TTGGAACAAGCGGGCGCTGGGCTGGAGAGAATTATTGCGCAGTCTTTGCGGCAGTCGCCGCCGGCGGATGCACCGCTGCTGGCTTGGCCGGTCGTGTGCGGTTCGGCCGTGGCTGAGCGCACTCGGGCGCTGACGTTTGAGGAGGGCGTGTTGCGAGTGGAGGTTACCGGTCCGCGCTGGAAAGCGGAGCTGCAGGCCCTTGCGCCGCGATATCTGGCGCAGATCAATCGGTATACCACCGAGGCGGTTCGTAGAATCGAGTTTGTCGTGGTGCATCCGGAAGCCGAGAAGAATACGCGCTGA
- a CDS encoding FmdE family protein, translating into MFGMLSLDEYLRDAEQAHGHLCAGQVLGVRLAMLGLQKLGIDDPRGKDRKRLVTFVEIDRCATDAVAVVTGCRLGKRALKFRDWGKVAATFVDVNSGKAIRIAAKESSKALARQMHPDLADKNQQQMLAYREISDDDLFTTQCVKVELPPEEFPGYKGERVVCEKCGEGINFRREVRRDGKLLCRACAGECYYEVLENI; encoded by the coding sequence ATGTTTGGTATGCTTTCCCTCGACGAATATCTCCGCGATGCCGAGCAGGCCCACGGTCATCTCTGTGCCGGCCAGGTTCTCGGCGTACGTCTCGCCATGCTCGGCCTGCAAAAATTGGGCATCGACGATCCTCGCGGGAAAGACCGGAAGCGCCTCGTCACCTTCGTTGAAATCGACCGCTGCGCCACCGACGCTGTCGCCGTCGTCACTGGATGTCGACTCGGCAAACGCGCCCTGAAATTCCGCGACTGGGGCAAAGTTGCGGCCACATTTGTCGATGTGAACAGCGGCAAAGCGATACGCATCGCCGCGAAAGAGTCGTCCAAAGCCCTCGCCCGCCAGATGCACCCAGACCTCGCCGACAAGAATCAGCAGCAAATGCTGGCTTATCGCGAAATTTCCGACGACGACCTTTTCACCACGCAGTGCGTGAAAGTCGAACTGCCACCCGAAGAATTTCCGGGGTACAAAGGTGAGCGCGTGGTGTGCGAAAAATGCGGCGAGGGCATCAACTTTCGCAGGGAGGTCCGCCGCGACGGAAAGCTCCTATGCCGCGCCTGCGCCGGGGAATGTTACTACGAGGTATTAGAAAACATCTGA
- the cysS gene encoding cysteine--tRNA ligase — protein sequence MPLRLYNTMSSRVEDFRPIRDREVRMYACGPTVYDYGHIGNFRTFVAVDLLRRFFRQSGYAVCHVMNITDVDDKIIRNSARDGVSVQQYTAKFEKAFLEDAAMIGIEEPTLVRATEHIAEMAAFVAKLVEKGFAYRTDDGSYYFRIAKFPEYGKLSKRDFAGMQDGARVDVDEYDKDSARDFALWKAPKPGEAFWESAIGPGRPGWHLECSVMSMEELGETFDLHAGGEDLVFPHHENEIAQSESYTGKTFANFWFHPRFLLVEGEKMSKSLGNFFTLRDLVLKGHKPSSLRYLLASVPYRNQLNFTFDGLKQAAVSVERLRNFQLRLKTGNFAEGSTPQMQTLATETIARITAALDDDLNTAQAQAAIFEMVRQANAASDADGIRQDDVPPLLTALTRFDEIFAVLDDDDAPKMKRVFDWAVTAGREKDISQELREAVQSAQFSDAAIDEKISAMKAARTARDFKASDALRAELADAGILVEITKDGIRWRRK from the coding sequence ATGCCTCTTCGTCTGTACAACACCATGTCGTCGCGGGTCGAGGACTTTCGCCCGATTCGCGATCGCGAAGTCCGCATGTACGCCTGCGGCCCCACGGTTTATGACTATGGACACATCGGCAATTTCCGCACTTTTGTCGCCGTCGATCTTCTCCGCCGCTTCTTTCGCCAGAGCGGATATGCCGTTTGCCATGTCATGAACATCACCGACGTCGACGACAAAATTATCCGCAACTCCGCGCGCGATGGCGTAAGCGTGCAGCAATACACCGCGAAGTTCGAGAAGGCATTCCTCGAAGATGCAGCCATGATCGGCATCGAGGAACCCACGCTGGTGCGCGCCACCGAGCACATTGCGGAAATGGCGGCCTTCGTCGCGAAACTTGTAGAGAAAGGATTCGCCTACCGCACCGACGACGGTTCATACTATTTTCGCATCGCCAAGTTTCCCGAATACGGCAAACTTTCGAAGCGAGATTTCGCCGGCATGCAGGACGGCGCCCGCGTCGATGTGGACGAATACGACAAAGACAGCGCCCGCGACTTCGCTCTCTGGAAAGCGCCGAAACCGGGCGAGGCTTTTTGGGAATCGGCGATCGGCCCCGGCCGTCCCGGCTGGCACCTCGAGTGCTCCGTCATGTCGATGGAAGAGCTCGGCGAAACCTTCGACCTGCACGCCGGCGGAGAAGACTTGGTCTTTCCCCATCACGAAAATGAAATTGCCCAATCGGAATCCTACACGGGAAAAACTTTCGCTAACTTCTGGTTCCATCCACGCTTCCTGTTGGTTGAAGGCGAAAAGATGTCGAAGAGCCTGGGCAACTTCTTCACACTCCGCGATCTGGTTTTAAAAGGCCACAAGCCCTCGTCCTTGCGCTATCTGCTCGCTTCGGTTCCATACCGCAATCAGCTGAACTTTACCTTTGATGGATTGAAGCAGGCTGCCGTGTCAGTCGAACGCCTGCGAAATTTTCAATTGCGCCTGAAGACGGGAAACTTCGCCGAAGGTTCCACCCCGCAGATGCAGACTCTAGCGACCGAAACCATCGCGCGCATAACCGCCGCGCTCGACGATGACCTCAACACTGCGCAGGCGCAAGCTGCGATTTTCGAAATGGTGCGCCAAGCCAATGCAGCCTCGGATGCCGACGGAATTAGGCAAGACGATGTCCCGCCCTTGCTCACAGCGCTCACCAGGTTCGACGAAATTTTCGCAGTACTCGATGACGACGATGCTCCGAAAATGAAACGGGTCTTCGATTGGGCAGTCACAGCAGGCCGCGAAAAGGACATCAGCCAAGAGTTACGCGAGGCCGTTCAATCCGCCCAATTCTCAGACGCCGCAATAGACGAAAAGATCTCCGCAATGAAGGCAGCCCGTACCGCCCGCGATTTCAAAGCATCCGACGCACTCCGCGCCGAGCTGGCCGATGCCGGCATCCTCGTAGAAATTACGAAAGATGGTATCCGCTGGCGCAGAAAATGA
- a CDS encoding CCA tRNA nucleotidyltransferase: MDDFGRHLRDFSTSIIQILRQQGFQAYLVGGCVRDLLLGREPKDYDVATNARPEQVMRIFPETYAVGVQFGVVLVPVPQEQEVASAGSAESSPVQSSSHPHAVEVATFRSDIGYSDGRHPDEVRFSGDPREDVARRDFTINGMLLDPMTGEVLDFVGGRKDLNAGIIRAIGDAERRFGEDKLRMLRAVRFAARFEYAIEPGTFAAMQKQAEQIQVVSRERVRDELTRMLTEGHGRRAFLLLDASGLLKRLLPEISAMKEVQQPPEFHPEGDVFVHTLLLLENLPNPCPLTLAWGALLHDVGKPATFRVAPDRIRFDNHVEVGVKMAEEICRRLRFSKDETEQIVALVDNHMRFGHVSRMKESTLKRFLRLPAFDEHLALHRADCLASHRNLATYELIQRKRAEIPQEKMRPSPLVTGEDLIAQGHVPGPKFREILTAVEDAQLEGRLASRDAALDFVRREFPA; the protein is encoded by the coding sequence ATGGATGATTTCGGCCGACACTTAAGGGATTTCTCCACGTCCATTATTCAAATTCTGCGCCAGCAGGGCTTTCAGGCCTATCTGGTAGGCGGATGCGTACGCGACCTTTTGTTGGGACGCGAGCCCAAGGATTACGACGTGGCGACCAATGCGAGGCCGGAGCAGGTCATGCGAATCTTTCCCGAGACTTACGCTGTCGGGGTGCAGTTCGGAGTGGTCCTCGTGCCTGTGCCGCAAGAACAAGAGGTGGCGAGCGCTGGGTCTGCTGAATCGTCGCCGGTTCAGTCTTCTTCCCATCCGCATGCAGTTGAGGTGGCGACATTTCGCAGCGACATTGGGTATTCCGATGGACGGCATCCGGATGAAGTGCGATTCAGCGGCGATCCGCGCGAGGATGTGGCGCGGCGCGACTTTACGATCAACGGAATGCTGCTCGATCCGATGACGGGCGAGGTGCTGGATTTTGTTGGAGGGCGGAAGGACCTGAACGCAGGAATAATTCGGGCGATTGGCGACGCTGAGCGGCGCTTCGGCGAAGACAAGTTGCGCATGCTGCGCGCTGTGCGCTTCGCTGCGCGCTTCGAATATGCGATTGAGCCGGGGACGTTTGCGGCGATGCAGAAGCAGGCGGAGCAGATTCAGGTAGTGTCGCGCGAACGCGTCCGGGATGAACTGACTCGCATGTTGACGGAGGGGCACGGCCGACGGGCGTTTCTTTTGCTCGATGCGAGCGGGCTGCTGAAGCGGTTGCTGCCGGAGATTTCCGCGATGAAGGAGGTGCAACAGCCGCCGGAGTTTCATCCGGAGGGCGACGTGTTTGTGCACACGTTGCTGCTGCTGGAGAATCTGCCGAATCCCTGTCCGCTGACGCTGGCGTGGGGAGCGCTGCTGCACGATGTGGGTAAGCCCGCGACTTTTCGTGTGGCTCCGGACCGTATCCGGTTCGATAACCACGTGGAAGTGGGGGTCAAGATGGCAGAAGAGATTTGCCGGCGCCTACGATTTTCCAAAGACGAGACCGAACAGATTGTGGCGCTCGTGGACAATCACATGCGCTTTGGCCACGTTTCGCGTATGAAGGAATCGACGCTGAAACGATTTCTACGTCTCCCGGCATTTGACGAGCACTTGGCTTTGCATCGCGCGGACTGCCTGGCCAGCCATCGTAATCTGGCGACGTATGAATTGATCCAGCGGAAACGAGCGGAGATTCCGCAGGAAAAGATGCGGCCGTCGCCCTTGGTGACGGGCGAGGACTTGATCGCTCAGGGACATGTGCCGGGACCGAAGTTTCGCGAAATCCTTACCGCGGTGGAAGACGCGCAACTCGAAGGGCGATTGGCATCGCGAGACGCGGCGCTGGACTTTGTGCGGCGCGAATTTCCGGCGTAG